From one Caldithrix abyssi DSM 13497 genomic stretch:
- a CDS encoding O-antigen ligase family protein encodes MNVLHFHINKAIMLAGFIWGLSGFTIEIVGGEPGFFDFFIRFLFMIIACTIIYTKIKIQIKKEYLPAILFLLIFLTSFLLTLIINKASIIFLIREILLIFTAFTIIVLLNDGQNIQAFLRGIFYALNLLVFYYFINIEFSNFLSPLYRLYTKLNPNGIGIAAVMLFVISLYSFYSTRVKFEKYFLFVSILLSFVVVLATRSRTSMIMMLLAFFSLSFFFKKKRILIVSSLISIIFIIYNFETLSLIIRLESPPGFSGPENISNLTGRTLLWKKGFNVFLENFFLGVGPERAKVKVINHMSHYHNAYIQLMVVGGIFTFLPIFILVINAIKNLILYKVDTLFKVIFVVGLVSSMVENRLLNFGSPGNFLFLIAFLTLNFSPGLKKTGILQK; translated from the coding sequence ATGAATGTTTTACATTTTCATATAAATAAAGCAATTATGTTAGCGGGTTTTATATGGGGCCTTAGTGGCTTTACAATCGAAATTGTTGGTGGCGAACCCGGCTTTTTTGATTTTTTTATTCGTTTTTTATTTATGATCATTGCTTGTACTATTATCTATACAAAAATAAAAATTCAAATAAAAAAAGAATATCTCCCAGCTATTTTGTTTTTATTAATATTTCTTACTTCTTTTTTATTAACATTAATTATCAATAAAGCATCTATTATTTTTTTAATAAGAGAAATATTATTGATCTTTACGGCATTTACTATTATTGTTTTATTAAATGATGGGCAAAATATACAAGCCTTCCTGAGAGGTATTTTTTATGCTTTAAATCTATTAGTTTTTTATTATTTTATTAATATTGAGTTTTCGAATTTTCTCTCCCCTTTATACAGGCTATACACTAAACTTAATCCCAATGGTATCGGTATAGCTGCAGTTATGTTATTTGTAATTTCGTTATATTCTTTTTATTCGACCAGAGTAAAGTTTGAAAAATATTTTTTGTTTGTTAGTATTTTACTCTCTTTTGTAGTTGTTTTAGCAACGCGTTCTCGAACATCGATGATAATGATGCTCCTGGCTTTTTTTTCTTTGAGTTTCTTTTTTAAAAAAAAGAGGATCTTAATTGTCAGCTCATTAATTAGCATAATTTTCATTATCTACAACTTTGAGACTTTAAGTTTAATTATTCGCCTGGAAAGCCCACCAGGCTTTTCTGGCCCGGAGAATATTTCTAACCTTACTGGTAGAACGTTACTATGGAAAAAAGGATTTAATGTTTTTCTTGAAAATTTTTTTCTTGGAGTTGGCCCTGAACGGGCAAAAGTAAAAGTGATAAACCATATGAGTCATTATCACAATGCTTATATACAACTTATGGTTGTAGGTGGAATTTTTACTTTTCTCCCAATTTTTATTCTAGTCATTAATGCTATTAAAAATTTAATACTTTATAAAGTCGATACTTTGTTCAAAGTGATTTTTGTTGTAGGACTGGTTAGTAGTATGGTGGAAAATAGACTTTTAAACTTTGGCAGTCCAGGAAACTTTTTGTTTTTAATTGCTTTTTTGACTTTAAATTTTTCCCCGGGATTGAAGAAAACAGGAATTTTACAGAAATGA
- a CDS encoding Wzz/FepE/Etk N-terminal domain-containing protein — translation MEKKLNKTENKTVNYITIFDFITTFFKNYKVIKKVFIIFLILGIIYAIIMPKKYKSSSMVVAEINTNEVFNTVNRFNVLKDLGFNFGNTSATSLSPDAYPKIIKSRDVLLPVIHDRFKITGKDSTILMDYLIDKNFYYYLKKVTIKLPITIYRLIFPRKKNIAFDDKNNSILILDKNEEYAINILRKKVITVRIDEETGLIIVDVETKEPSLSAQVNKAILESFRKKIQKIYDQKNNENLKFIALQIATAEQDLSQAEQRIIDFVEKNSSPQTITLQLELERLKREVALRTNILNELQLQYALTKIDLKKKEPIVRIVSSPFVPINPSGINKIILIIIFGFMGILIGIVYSVFKLIIEVYSYDPINNKKIEEIKQYFSLHWKKKNKKIE, via the coding sequence ATGGAAAAAAAGTTAAATAAAACAGAAAACAAAACGGTTAATTATATAACGATATTTGATTTCATTACAACTTTTTTTAAGAATTATAAAGTAATAAAAAAAGTTTTTATAATATTTTTAATATTAGGTATAATATATGCTATTATTATGCCTAAAAAATATAAATCAAGTTCTATGGTTGTGGCAGAAATCAATACTAATGAAGTTTTTAATACAGTAAATAGATTTAATGTATTGAAAGATTTAGGATTTAATTTTGGTAATACATCAGCAACTTCATTATCTCCCGATGCCTATCCAAAAATAATTAAAAGCAGAGATGTATTACTTCCTGTTATACACGATCGATTTAAAATAACAGGGAAAGATTCAACAATATTGATGGACTATCTTATAGATAAAAATTTTTATTATTATCTAAAAAAAGTTACAATAAAACTACCGATTACTATATATAGATTAATATTCCCTAGAAAAAAGAATATCGCGTTTGATGATAAAAATAATTCAATCTTAATTTTGGATAAAAACGAGGAATATGCGATAAATATATTGAGAAAAAAGGTCATTACGGTTAGGATTGATGAAGAAACAGGATTAATTATAGTAGATGTTGAAACAAAGGAACCTTCACTCTCTGCCCAAGTTAATAAAGCAATTTTAGAAAGTTTTAGAAAAAAAATACAAAAAATATACGACCAAAAAAATAATGAAAATTTAAAATTTATTGCTTTGCAAATTGCAACTGCAGAACAGGATTTAAGCCAAGCAGAACAAAGAATCATTGATTTTGTTGAAAAAAACAGTTCTCCACAAACAATTACATTACAGCTTGAGTTAGAGAGATTAAAACGGGAAGTGGCTTTAAGAACAAACATTCTCAATGAACTTCAACTCCAGTATGCCTTAACAAAAATTGATCTTAAGAAAAAAGAACCAATAGTTAGAATTGTATCCTCACCTTTTGTACCAATCAATCCTTCAGGAATAAACAAAATTATTTTAATTATTATTTTTGGGTTTATGGGAATTCTTATAGGTATTGTCTATTCGGTTTTTAAACTAATAATAGAAGTTTATTCGTATGATCCAATTAATAATAAGAAAATAGAAGAAATAAAACAATATTTCTCTTTGCACTGGAAAAAGAAAAATAAGAAAATAGAATAA
- a CDS encoding glycosyltransferase family 4 protein: MKRVTLQYLTLPHYRRSLFERLWKYPEINFSVVCGKVSPYTNLKNFEPDKDQKVTFIKNNFIKIGSRKFVWQKGVFKAVMDYTPNYLILLGFDPHILSNIPLFILAKRKKIKVLWWGHATYGKQGFIGRLIRYFFYTMADGILTYDERGRQRLVNIGVDERKIFPIWNCLNDEDYPFKNSKSKINKKLKYNIIFTGRITDRKKIDQLIKAVAILLKETKNIQLHIVGEGPAQQKLKELTQQLNIEKYVVFHGPLYGEELSNLFVDIDLMVIPGLAGLSVIHALAHGIPVLNNNNKRTHPPEVSAIIPGKTGDFFKEDDVQSLAKKIQEWLPKKPQVSHYCQELVQQRYTPDKVSQKIVEALNKI, from the coding sequence ATGAAACGAGTAACTTTACAGTATTTAACTCTTCCTCATTACAGGAGATCGTTATTTGAACGGTTATGGAAATATCCTGAAATTAATTTTTCAGTTGTATGCGGAAAGGTTTCGCCTTATACAAATCTTAAAAATTTTGAGCCTGATAAGGATCAAAAAGTAACATTTATAAAAAATAACTTTATTAAAATTGGTTCTCGAAAATTTGTGTGGCAAAAAGGCGTTTTCAAGGCAGTAATGGACTACACACCAAATTATCTTATTTTATTGGGATTTGACCCACATATTTTGTCTAATATTCCCTTATTTATTTTAGCTAAACGTAAAAAGATTAAAGTGTTATGGTGGGGACATGCAACATATGGTAAACAAGGATTTATAGGAAGATTAATCCGTTATTTTTTTTATACTATGGCTGATGGTATTCTGACCTATGATGAGAGAGGCAGGCAAAGATTAGTTAATATTGGTGTTGACGAAAGAAAAATATTTCCCATTTGGAATTGTTTAAACGATGAAGATTATCCTTTTAAGAATTCAAAGTCGAAAATTAATAAAAAACTAAAATATAATATAATTTTTACTGGTAGAATTACAGATCGAAAAAAGATAGACCAACTTATTAAAGCAGTAGCTATTTTATTGAAAGAAACGAAAAACATTCAGCTTCATATTGTCGGAGAGGGGCCAGCACAACAAAAGTTGAAAGAACTAACTCAACAACTGAATATCGAAAAATATGTAGTTTTTCATGGCCCACTTTATGGAGAAGAATTGTCCAATTTATTTGTAGATATAGATTTAATGGTGATCCCTGGCTTAGCAGGACTATCTGTCATCCATGCCTTGGCTCATGGAATTCCGGTTCTAAATAATAACAATAAGCGTACGCATCCCCCTGAAGTGTCAGCAATTATTCCAGGTAAAACAGGGGATTTCTTTAAAGAAGACGATGTGCAAAGTTTGGCAAAGAAAATTCAAGAATGGTTGCCTAAAAAACCTCAAGTGAGCCATTATTGTCAGGAATTAGTCCAACAACGATACACTCCTGATAAAGTCTCACAAAAA
- the rfbC gene encoding dTDP-4-dehydrorhamnose 3,5-epimerase yields MPFTVKETSLPGVTLVTPKKFGDERGFFMETYKASDFLNAGLPGIFTQDNHSRSVKGVLRGLHYQLPPFAQAKLVRCLRGQIFDVAVDIRQSSPNFGKWYGHILSEDDPTMLFIPEGFAHGFYTLSETADVFYKVTAEYAPEYDRGIWWNDPQIGIEWPDGEKIISEKDQKNSPLKEAELFK; encoded by the coding sequence ATGCCATTTACCGTTAAAGAAACATCACTGCCCGGCGTGACGCTGGTAACGCCTAAAAAATTTGGCGACGAACGCGGTTTTTTTATGGAAACCTACAAAGCGTCCGATTTTTTAAACGCCGGTTTGCCCGGAATCTTTACGCAGGATAACCATTCACGTTCGGTGAAAGGCGTTTTACGCGGTTTGCATTACCAGTTGCCGCCTTTTGCCCAGGCCAAGCTGGTACGTTGTCTGAGAGGACAGATTTTTGACGTGGCGGTTGATATTCGTCAATCATCTCCCAACTTTGGCAAATGGTACGGGCATATTTTAAGCGAAGACGATCCGACCATGCTTTTTATCCCTGAAGGATTTGCCCATGGCTTTTACACTTTAAGCGAGACAGCCGATGTGTTTTACAAAGTAACCGCCGAATATGCGCCGGAATATGATCGGGGCATATGGTGGAATGACCCGCAAATTGGGATTGAATGGCCGGACGGTGAAAAGATCATTTCAGAAAAAGATCAAAAGAACAGCCCATTGAAAGAGGCTGAGCTGTTTAAATAA
- a CDS encoding SLBB domain-containing protein, with translation MRQVIFFILISFLVSLATAQTLEDLKKIEELKKQLESAGAALEKTPEKEVPEIKSLEKFEDQETPPPPAPEVQNEEKPPVKAPEEAPAPPTIFGFNVFEKARIDFSPEIYGPVDEDYPIGPGDEVIITLWGEVELRHDLTVDREGQIFINNVGVVKLAGLTLKQARKKLFNLMGRSYSSLLSKKAFLDVSLGKLRSIRVYVIGDVKAPGVFTVPALSTPLHLLFYAGGVKETASLRNIQVIRNDRKIADIDFYEFLKKGTEFSNIRLQTHDVILVPTAQKRVHLNGAVKKPAIFELKKNEGLKELIELAGGFVENAYLANIQIQRFVDHQDLKLISVDYRKLLENNENFELKNGDRISVPFLDRELLNYVTISGPIYGPDRFEFRAGMTIKDLMKQIDSIRGDAYLERVQVTRTLPDRRQQILVINLKEILESPQADFPLAPQDHIAIASSLSLFPPDSVAIYGAVNKPGKYLLKKDMSLKDLIFAAGGFKKNALITEAEISRIYPFKPERRKELAKLIYVPIDSNYTKALLSSPDEQFFLKPFDNVFIRFNSDWELQRNVTVQGEVVKPGAYTLQSKTERITDLIKRAGGLKPTAYLEGARFYRAQDGVGQIGIDFKKIFKNPNDAQNIYLQTGDRIVIPEKMFTVRVVGGVHFPVSVLYEKGKGIDYYIKAAGGFTDLADKDNVTIRLANGKQIQPKRFLFWKYLPEKITAGSTIYVPVLAEKKEIDWSGAVRDAAAILSSVATTLLIYDRLVK, from the coding sequence ATGAGACAGGTCATATTTTTTATCCTGATTTCTTTTTTAGTGAGCCTTGCGACGGCTCAAACTCTGGAAGATTTAAAAAAGATTGAAGAGTTAAAGAAACAACTTGAAAGCGCCGGCGCGGCTCTGGAAAAAACGCCGGAAAAAGAAGTTCCGGAAATAAAAAGTCTGGAAAAGTTTGAGGATCAGGAAACGCCGCCTCCCCCGGCGCCGGAAGTGCAAAACGAAGAAAAGCCGCCCGTAAAAGCGCCAGAAGAAGCGCCTGCCCCGCCAACGATTTTCGGTTTTAATGTTTTTGAAAAGGCGCGCATCGATTTTTCGCCCGAAATTTACGGACCGGTGGATGAAGATTATCCCATCGGACCGGGAGATGAGGTAATCATTACCCTCTGGGGCGAGGTAGAGCTGCGCCACGATTTAACGGTTGATCGGGAAGGTCAGATATTTATCAACAATGTGGGAGTGGTAAAGCTGGCCGGCTTAACCTTAAAGCAGGCGCGGAAAAAGCTATTTAACCTTATGGGGCGTTCGTATTCTTCTTTGTTGAGCAAAAAGGCCTTTCTGGATGTCTCTCTGGGAAAATTACGTTCCATTCGCGTTTATGTGATTGGCGATGTTAAAGCGCCAGGCGTGTTTACCGTTCCGGCGCTGTCCACGCCGTTGCATCTTTTGTTTTATGCCGGCGGAGTTAAGGAAACAGCCTCGCTGCGCAATATTCAGGTTATTCGCAACGATCGCAAAATTGCGGACATCGATTTTTACGAATTCCTTAAAAAGGGCACGGAGTTTTCCAATATCCGGCTGCAAACGCACGACGTCATTCTGGTGCCCACGGCTCAAAAACGCGTTCATCTGAACGGCGCCGTAAAAAAACCGGCTATTTTTGAACTGAAAAAGAACGAGGGCTTAAAAGAGCTGATCGAACTGGCCGGCGGCTTTGTGGAAAATGCCTATCTGGCAAATATTCAGATCCAGCGATTTGTGGATCATCAAGACCTTAAACTCATTTCGGTAGATTACAGAAAGCTTTTAGAAAATAACGAGAATTTTGAATTAAAAAACGGAGATCGGATTTCCGTTCCCTTTCTGGATCGTGAGCTGTTGAATTATGTGACCATCTCTGGTCCGATTTACGGCCCGGATCGCTTCGAATTTAGAGCGGGCATGACCATTAAAGATTTGATGAAGCAAATCGACAGTATTCGCGGCGACGCCTATCTGGAACGGGTACAAGTTACGCGTACGCTTCCCGATCGCAGACAGCAAATTCTGGTCATTAATTTAAAAGAGATTCTGGAAAGTCCCCAGGCGGATTTCCCGCTGGCGCCGCAGGATCATATTGCCATCGCTTCTTCTCTGTCGCTGTTTCCTCCGGATTCTGTTGCCATTTACGGCGCGGTGAATAAACCGGGAAAATATTTATTGAAAAAGGATATGTCCTTAAAGGACCTGATTTTTGCGGCCGGCGGCTTTAAGAAAAACGCCCTGATTACGGAAGCCGAAATTTCCCGCATCTATCCCTTTAAGCCGGAGCGCCGCAAGGAATTAGCCAAACTGATTTATGTGCCCATCGATTCTAATTATACCAAAGCCTTACTAAGCAGTCCCGATGAGCAATTCTTTTTAAAACCGTTTGATAATGTTTTCATCCGCTTTAACAGCGACTGGGAGCTGCAACGCAATGTTACGGTGCAGGGCGAAGTCGTTAAGCCAGGGGCTTACACTCTGCAATCTAAAACGGAGCGCATTACGGATTTGATTAAGCGCGCCGGCGGGCTGAAGCCAACGGCCTATCTGGAGGGCGCGCGCTTTTATCGAGCCCAGGATGGCGTGGGGCAGATCGGCATCGATTTTAAAAAGATTTTTAAAAATCCGAACGATGCGCAAAATATCTATTTGCAGACCGGCGATCGGATTGTGATTCCGGAAAAGATGTTTACCGTGCGCGTGGTGGGCGGCGTACACTTCCCGGTAAGCGTTCTTTACGAAAAGGGGAAGGGCATTGATTATTACATCAAAGCCGCGGGCGGATTTACCGATTTAGCCGATAAGGATAACGTGACGATTCGCCTGGCCAATGGCAAGCAGATTCAGCCCAAACGATTTTTATTCTGGAAATATTTGCCGGAGAAAATAACCGCCGGCAGCACCATTTATGTGCCTGTTCTGGCCGAAAAGAAAGAGATTGACTGGTCTGGCGCGGTGCGCGACGCCGCCGCCATATTGAGCAGCGTGGCCACCACTCTGCTGATATATGATCGGCTGGTAAAATAG
- a CDS encoding oligosaccharide flippase family protein codes for MSLLRRIFSNSFWLLLGSSIGRLAMFLTNIFAARFLGRDLFGQYTMVRSTISLASNFITGALGLTATKHVAEGEYKDPQNFLIKILAVFSINFIFNFIFSLILILFSDQIINSFFLGELTLKNALFVGALLLFTSTNAYLAQSILVGLERFKIIAIINLVVSILFFPIILILIKYGKVIGTLSGVTLYFLFDLIFKVYFLKTKILSQFYTINKESFLAHLKKLSSFSLPLVLSLFFSSGSFWYSKVFILNRSNRFAEIAIFDAAYQWLTIIMLITGATTSVALPMLSKAVGQKNKFELTKIFNINLIINIIISATIALIIIIFSPYIMRLYGESFVEGSDILSILAITSIFFSISSILNKYMISHNKVWHVLFSSFIGMLTLFYVLFLMQAKLAFGLSIAFLSYYLMTTLTYTTLIVIKK; via the coding sequence TTGTCTTTATTAAGAAGAATTTTCTCAAATAGCTTCTGGCTATTGTTGGGGTCTTCCATTGGTAGGCTAGCCATGTTTCTTACCAATATATTCGCTGCTCGTTTTTTAGGGCGTGATCTTTTTGGACAATATACAATGGTCAGATCCACAATTTCTTTAGCCAGCAATTTTATTACTGGTGCGTTGGGATTGACAGCCACAAAGCATGTTGCTGAAGGTGAATACAAAGATCCTCAGAATTTTTTAATAAAAATTTTAGCTGTTTTTTCTATTAATTTTATTTTTAACTTCATTTTCTCTTTGATTCTAATTTTATTTTCCGATCAAATCATAAACTCATTTTTCCTTGGAGAGTTAACATTAAAGAATGCATTATTTGTAGGAGCTTTACTTCTTTTTACTTCAACTAACGCATACCTTGCCCAGAGTATTTTAGTTGGCCTGGAACGTTTTAAGATAATTGCTATTATTAACTTAGTTGTGTCAATATTGTTCTTCCCTATAATTTTGATATTAATTAAATATGGCAAGGTAATAGGAACTTTATCCGGCGTTACTTTATATTTTTTATTTGATTTAATATTTAAAGTATACTTTTTAAAAACTAAAATCCTATCTCAATTTTACACAATTAATAAAGAATCTTTTTTGGCTCATCTTAAGAAGTTAAGTTCTTTCAGTTTACCTTTAGTTTTATCACTTTTTTTTAGTTCCGGCTCATTTTGGTATTCAAAAGTTTTTATACTTAATCGTTCAAACAGGTTTGCTGAAATTGCGATTTTTGATGCTGCATATCAATGGTTAACTATAATAATGTTAATAACTGGAGCCACAACAAGCGTGGCATTACCAATGCTATCCAAAGCTGTAGGGCAAAAAAACAAATTTGAGCTAACTAAGATTTTTAATATTAATCTCATTATTAATATTATTATTTCTGCAACTATAGCACTTATCATTATAATTTTTTCTCCGTATATTATGCGGCTTTATGGCGAAAGTTTTGTGGAAGGGAGCGACATACTTTCAATTTTAGCCATAACATCTATTTTTTTCTCAATATCAAGCATCTTAAATAAATACATGATTTCACATAATAAAGTTTGGCATGTTTTATTTTCCTCTTTTATTGGTATGTTGACGTTATTTTACGTACTTTTTTTAATGCAAGCTAAACTTGCATTTGGTCTGTCCATTGCGTTTTTAAGCTATTATTTAATGACAACCTTAACTTACACAACATTAATTGTTATAAAAAAATGA
- a CDS encoding ATP-binding protein, producing MIEREALKTVILDQREYVQNISFIHRLTDKSLIRGREIAVISGIRRCGKSTFLHEIRLKNAESDYYINFDDERLIHFTVDDFQKLHELFIELFGKQSTFYFDEIQNITGWERFVRRLHETGNKVYVTGSNASMLSKELGTHLTGRYIQYELYPFSFKEFLKFNNVAYNNEDLLTTSGRSTLKRWFNEYFKWGGFPEYLKNKNREYLKSLYESILYRDVLVRNKLSNEKEVLEIMYYLSSNMARLISYNRLKNIIGVKNPTTVKNYLDYLQNSYLVFLVNKFDHSLKKQLLNPKKAYLIDIAMANELGFHSTEDNGYLLENLVYLELLRRRKEVYYHKNKYECDFLIREKNRIVEAIQVTWDMDNSKTREREINGLLKTMDLFNLEQGLILSAHSTEDIEIKNKRIRVRPAWQWMLQVDPVKSDA from the coding sequence ATGATCGAACGTGAAGCTTTAAAAACCGTAATATTAGATCAAAGAGAATATGTTCAAAATATCTCTTTTATTCATCGTTTAACAGATAAGTCGCTTATCCGGGGCAGGGAAATTGCGGTAATTTCCGGTATACGTCGTTGTGGTAAATCAACCTTTTTACACGAAATTCGCCTGAAAAACGCTGAAAGCGATTACTACATCAACTTTGACGACGAACGACTCATTCATTTTACGGTGGATGATTTCCAGAAGCTGCATGAACTTTTTATTGAATTGTTCGGCAAGCAATCTACATTTTACTTTGATGAGATCCAGAACATCACAGGCTGGGAAAGATTTGTACGGCGACTTCATGAAACGGGAAACAAAGTGTACGTTACCGGCTCCAATGCTTCGATGCTTAGCAAAGAATTAGGCACCCATCTTACGGGCCGGTATATCCAATACGAATTGTATCCTTTTTCTTTTAAAGAATTTTTAAAATTTAATAACGTGGCTTATAATAATGAAGATTTATTGACCACTTCCGGTAGGTCCACATTAAAAAGATGGTTTAATGAATATTTTAAATGGGGCGGTTTCCCGGAATATTTAAAAAATAAAAACCGGGAATATCTGAAATCGCTATACGAAAGCATCCTTTACCGGGATGTACTGGTAAGAAATAAGTTGAGCAACGAAAAAGAAGTCTTAGAAATCATGTATTACTTATCCAGCAACATGGCCCGGCTAATAAGTTACAACCGTTTAAAAAATATAATCGGCGTTAAGAATCCTACCACGGTAAAGAATTATCTGGATTATTTACAAAACTCGTATTTAGTTTTTCTGGTAAATAAATTTGACCATTCATTGAAAAAGCAACTTTTAAATCCTAAGAAAGCTTATTTGATCGACATTGCCATGGCCAATGAACTGGGCTTTCACTCTACGGAGGACAACGGATATTTGCTCGAGAACCTGGTTTATCTGGAATTATTGCGTCGAAGAAAAGAAGTATATTATCATAAAAATAAGTATGAATGTGATTTTTTAATTCGGGAAAAGAATCGTATTGTGGAAGCGATTCAGGTAACATGGGATATGGATAATTCGAAAACGCGAGAAAGAGAAATAAACGGATTGTTGAAAACAATGGATCTGTTTAATCTGGAACAGGGGTTAATTTTAAGCGCGCATTCAACGGAAGATATTGAAATAAAAAACAAACGGATTCGGGTCCGTCCGGCCTGGCAGTGGATGCTGCAAGTTGACCCGGTAAAAAGTGACGCGTAA
- a CDS encoding DUF6922 domain-containing protein, giving the protein MFWYIDINSIDLKKNKRFIIGRILERENLYDFLRLLKH; this is encoded by the coding sequence ATTTTCTGGTACATTGATATTAATTCCATTGATTTAAAAAAGAATAAACGTTTTATTATCGGAAGGATATTAGAAAGAGAAAATCTTTACGATTTTTTACGATTGCTTAAACATTAA
- a CDS encoding IS1096 element passenger TnpR family protein gives MAVYLFKVALDFNKRIYRQIEILDTQTLDDFHETIFLAFDRYDEHLYSFYITRKPTKSLTRRLEAPQYAHPTALKDAPIFPLRRPKKKYNAARTKIGELGLEVKDKMYYLFDYGDEWWHEITLLSIIETSRTQGLPRIVKKVGESPPQYPDFDDY, from the coding sequence ATGGCGGTTTATTTGTTTAAAGTTGCCTTAGATTTCAACAAGCGGATTTACAGACAGATCGAGATATTGGATACGCAAACCTTAGATGATTTTCATGAAACTATCTTTCTTGCCTTTGATCGTTACGATGAACATCTATATTCATTTTATATTACGAGAAAGCCAACTAAAAGCCTGACCCGGCGGCTCGAAGCGCCTCAATATGCGCATCCCACAGCGCTAAAGGACGCCCCTATTTTCCCTTTAAGAAGACCAAAGAAAAAATATAACGCCGCCAGGACCAAAATCGGCGAGCTGGGACTGGAAGTGAAAGATAAGATGTACTATCTGTTTGATTATGGCGATGAATGGTGGCATGAAATCACGTTACTTTCGATAATCGAAACAAGCAGAACGCAGGGCCTGCCGCGCATCGTTAAAAAGGTTGGCGAGTCGCCGCCGCAGTATCCGGATTTTGACGATTATTAG